Genomic window (Sulfurimonas sp.):
TTTTTTATCGATAGAATTTAAAATATCAACATTTTTAGTTAAACTAAGTTCAAACTCTTCTCCTAACATCTCTTTTTTTAACTTTCCATCTTGAACAAATTTAGGAATATAATCACTAACAGCAGCTGCCATAAAAAGATAAGGCTCTTTTTGGATTAGATGTATTTGCTCATCTCTCATAAGAGTTGCTTTTGATAGTTTACCTTTTTTTGCGATGCGTATAGAGTCTGTTAAATACTCTAGCATCTCATCTGAACTCTCAACATCAATAGTATGAATTCCTTGAGGTATATTATCTTCAAATCTAGTTGCAATCAAGTTCACATCGGCACCCTTGCAATAAAGAGCAGTAGCTAAAGATGAAGCCATTTTACCACTTGAAAAATTTGAAAGATACCGAACATCATCTATCTTTTCAATCGTTCCACCACCTGTGACTATAACTCTTCTATCATTCCAAAACTCTTCTCTTAGCAACTCTCTTGCACTTTGCCAAAAGATACTAAGAGGTTCCGCCATCGCTCCATCACCAATAGTTTTACAAGCTAATTCTTTTACCTGAGTATCAACTACTTCATAGTTTGCAATAGAGAGCATTTTTAGATTAGCTTTTGTTATGGGATTTTCAAGCATATTTGTATTGGCTGATGGTGCTATGATTTTTGCGCTTGGGAATGCTAATGCACATTGCAAAAGCATATTATCAGCTATGGCATTCGCAAGTTTCGCAATTGTGTTTGCAGTTGCAGGAGCTATGATAAATATATCTGCCCACTGTGTTGTTTTTATATGGTTATGTTCATCTGTCCAAGATTCATTTGTATCATCTAAAACTTTATTTGATGTTAAGACTTCAAAGCTTAAAGGTGTGACAAATTTTTTAGATGCCTCACTCATAACAACTTTAACCTCTGCGCCTGCTTTTATAAAAAGTCTTGTAAGTTCAAGTGATTTGTAAACAGCTATAGAACCTGTTACACCTAAGAGTATTTTTTTATTTTTTAATAAGTCGGATGGAATAAGCATGAAATCACCTCTTTACTTGATTTTACCAAAAAATTTATAATAAAAATCTTTGATAGTTCTTAATTTAGTTCTACTTAAAACTAATGAGCCTTTTTTTACTGTTCCTGTCGTCACTGTTGTTCCTGCTGCTATCATTACATCATCCTCAAGTGTTACGGGTGCGACTAGATGAGTATCACTACCTACAAATACATTTTTACCTATGATAGTTTTATGTTTATTTATACCATCATAGTTACAAGTTATAAAACCAGCACCAATATTTGTACCAACATCTACTAAAGCATCGCCAATATAACTTAGATGCCCAGCTTTAACACCTTTAAGAGAGCTTTTTTTAACTTCAACAAAGTTTCCAATATGAGAATCTTCTATACACGAAGCAGGGCGAAGATGAGCTAAAGGACCGATATCAGAGTTTTTAACGATAGAGTCTTCTATAATACTGTTTGCTTTTATATGAGAGTTTTTTATGAGAGTTTCTCCAGTTAAACGACAACCATTTTCAACGATACACTCACCTTTAAATGTAACACTTTCTTCTACGAAGATGCTAGAAGGCAGTTGCATATTTACACCACTCATCATCCACTTTGCTTTAATAAAATCTTGCATAATTACTTCTGCCGCAGCTAAATCTACTCTTGAGTTAACACCCTTGAACTCTTCTTCATCTACTAAAAGTGGTACTATGCTGACTTCATCTTTTTTAGCCATTGCGATTACATCAGTTAGGTAGTATTCTTTTTGTGCATTGTCATTGCTAAGAAGAGGAATGTATTTCTCTAAAATATCTTTGGAAAAAGCATAGATGCCAGCATTTACAGTTGTGATTTTAAGTTCATCATTAGAAGCGTCTTTTTGTTCAACTATACTTTGAACTTCACCATCTTTTATTAAAACTCGA
Coding sequences:
- the coaBC gene encoding bifunctional phosphopantothenoylcysteine decarboxylase/phosphopantothenate--cysteine ligase CoaBC, which translates into the protein MLIPSDLLKNKKILLGVTGSIAVYKSLELTRLFIKAGAEVKVVMSEASKKFVTPLSFEVLTSNKVLDDTNESWTDEHNHIKTTQWADIFIIAPATANTIAKLANAIADNMLLQCALAFPSAKIIAPSANTNMLENPITKANLKMLSIANYEVVDTQVKELACKTIGDGAMAEPLSIFWQSARELLREEFWNDRRVIVTGGGTIEKIDDVRYLSNFSSGKMASSLATALYCKGADVNLIATRFEDNIPQGIHTIDVESSDEMLEYLTDSIRIAKKGKLSKATLMRDEQIHLIQKEPYLFMAAAVSDYIPKFVQDGKLKKEMLGEEFELSLTKNVDILNSIDKKGIITIGFKAEMDKDTAMRNASKMIDKKDVDAVCLNILKDSSSFGSDTNTIEFITPHKIEILPNNDKLSLSFDVISHAKNL
- the glmU gene encoding bifunctional UDP-N-acetylglucosamine diphosphorylase/glucosamine-1-phosphate N-acetyltransferase GlmU — encoded protein: MNKNKISIVILAAGKGSRMKSITAKVLHNISGKPMLYHIIKSSLEISNDITVVVAHQKEVVIEKMKSYFDDINFVSQDAKEFPGTGGAMMGVKAKNEKVLVLNGDMPLIKPSSLQGFLDTDAKVIMSIFDLQNPDGYGRVLIKDGEVQSIVEQKDASNDELKITTVNAGIYAFSKDILEKYIPLLSNDNAQKEYYLTDVIAMAKKDEVSIVPLLVDEEEFKGVNSRVDLAAAEVIMQDFIKAKWMMSGVNMQLPSSIFVEESVTFKGECIVENGCRLTGETLIKNSHIKANSIIEDSIVKNSDIGPLAHLRPASCIEDSHIGNFVEVKKSSLKGVKAGHLSYIGDALVDVGTNIGAGFITCNYDGINKHKTIIGKNVFVGSDTHLVAPVTLEDDVMIAAGTTVTTGTVKKGSLVLSRTKLRTIKDFYYKFFGKIK